A region from the Paenibacillus humicola genome encodes:
- a CDS encoding UDP-N-acetylmuramoyl-L-alanyl-D-glutamate--2,6-diaminopimelate ligase, translating to MRLTQLASLLITARLEGGDAEIAGIQTDSRRVEPGDLFICLPGYTQDGHDFAPQAAQRGAAAFVAERPLPVDAPQLIVKSSRLAMAVLSDHFFGHPSRKMKLIGVTGTNGKTTTTYLIERILADAGKAAGVIGTVEMRYGGRSFPMSGTTPEALELQRSLAAMADAGTEYCAMEVSSHALEQGRAKGCRYRSAIFTNLTQDHLDYHGTMERYADAKGLLFSRLGNEYAETAEERSYAVMNADDPASERMAQLTAAEIITYGVDAPADVRASNIRITARGTSFRLDSFRGSADITLRMAGKFNVYNALAALCAALIEGIPLESAKRSLEAVPGVPGRVESVDAGQPFAVIVDYAHTPDGLENVLRAVKEFAAGRVICVFGCGGDRDRTKRPIMGQIAARYADRIIVTSDNPRTEDPGKILLDIEAGLKADSVPEERYELLVDRREAIQKAVEMAGPDDVVLIAGKGHETYQLIGGVTHDFDDREVAKAAIRSLST from the coding sequence ATGCGACTCACCCAATTGGCATCGCTTCTCATTACCGCAAGGCTGGAAGGCGGCGATGCGGAAATCGCCGGCATTCAGACCGATTCGCGCAGGGTGGAGCCGGGCGATTTGTTTATCTGCCTGCCCGGGTATACGCAGGACGGGCATGATTTCGCACCGCAGGCGGCGCAGCGCGGCGCGGCGGCTTTCGTGGCGGAGCGTCCGCTGCCGGTGGACGCTCCGCAGCTGATCGTAAAGAGCAGCCGGCTGGCGATGGCGGTGCTGTCCGATCATTTCTTCGGCCATCCGAGCCGGAAGATGAAGCTGATCGGCGTGACGGGCACGAACGGCAAAACGACGACCACCTATCTGATCGAACGCATTCTGGCCGATGCCGGCAAGGCGGCCGGCGTGATCGGAACGGTCGAAATGCGGTACGGCGGACGCTCGTTCCCGATGTCGGGCACGACGCCGGAGGCGCTCGAGCTGCAGCGGAGTCTGGCGGCGATGGCGGATGCCGGCACGGAATACTGCGCAATGGAAGTTTCCTCCCATGCGCTGGAGCAGGGCCGGGCGAAGGGCTGCCGGTACCGGTCGGCCATTTTCACCAACCTCACCCAGGACCATCTCGATTACCACGGGACGATGGAGCGTTACGCGGACGCCAAAGGGCTCCTTTTCTCGCGGCTGGGCAACGAGTATGCCGAGACGGCGGAGGAACGGTCGTATGCGGTGATGAACGCCGACGATCCCGCATCGGAACGGATGGCGCAGCTGACCGCGGCGGAAATCATCACTTACGGCGTGGACGCTCCGGCGGACGTCAGGGCGTCTAATATTCGCATCACGGCGCGCGGAACCTCGTTCCGGCTCGATTCGTTTCGGGGCTCCGCGGACATTACGCTGCGCATGGCCGGGAAGTTCAACGTTTACAATGCGCTTGCCGCTCTATGCGCCGCGCTTATCGAAGGAATCCCGCTGGAGAGCGCGAAGCGCAGCCTTGAAGCGGTTCCCGGCGTACCGGGCAGAGTGGAATCGGTCGATGCCGGACAGCCGTTCGCCGTCATCGTCGATTATGCCCATACGCCGGACGGGCTCGAAAACGTGCTGCGCGCGGTGAAGGAATTTGCCGCGGGCCGGGTCATATGCGTGTTCGGCTGCGGCGGCGACCGTGACCGGACGAAGCGTCCGATCATGGGTCAAATCGCCGCCCGCTACGCGGACCGGATCATCGTCACATCGGACAATCCGCGGACGGAGGATCCGGGGAAGATTTTGCTGGATATCGAAGCCGGGCTGAAGGCGGACAGCGTGCCCGAGGAGCGGTACGAGCTGCTTGTCGACCGCCGCGAGGCCATTCAAAAAGCGGTTGAAATGGCCGGCCCCGACGATGTAGTATTGATAGCGGGCAAAGGGCATGAAACCTATCAATTGATCGGCGGCGTAACGCACGACTTCGACGACCGCGAGGTAGCCAAAGCCGCGATAAGGAGTTTGTCGACGTGA